From the genome of Luteibacter rhizovicinus DSM 16549:
CACCACGCTTGCCGAACGCTTCGTCGAACTGGCGGCGGAAAGCCCGTGGATTGGTCCGGTGTTCTTCGGCGAGATGCTCCGCGAGGACGATCTGTTCAAGCAGCACATCCACCGGCGCTTCAGCGAAAGCCGCCAGGTCACGGTCCTGGACACGATGCGGCGCTGGCAGGACGAGGGTCTGCTCGGCAAGGACCTGGATCCGGCGCTGATCATCGGTTCGGTGCTCAGCCTGACGGTGCTGCCGATGACCGCATCGCGCAAATGGCGCGACGATCCGCTGCGCAATCACATCGGCCCGGAGCAGATCGTCCGACACGCCCTCGCCCTGCTCCGCCACGGCGTCGGTCCGGCCAAGGCGTAGAATGTCGGGTTTACGCGTGGAGCGACCCCCTTGGCCTTCCCCTTTTCCCTGGTCATCTTCGACCTCGACGGCACGCTGGTGGATAGCGCGGCCGACATTGCCGAATCGGTCAACCGCACGCTGAGCGACTGGAAACTGCCCACCTACGATGTCGGGCAGATCATCGAATGGATCGGCGAAGGCTCGCGTAAGCTCATCACCTACGCCTTCCGCCACGCTGGTAGCGAGGTCGACATCGACGAAGTAATGCCGGGTTTCCTCGTCCACTACGCCGAAACCGCGCTGGATGCCATCGCTTACGACGGCGTGGTCGATACGCTTGCCGCGCTGCACGCGCAGGGCGTGAAGCTCGCCGTGTGCACGAACAAGAACGAGGAATTCGTCCG
Proteins encoded in this window:
- a CDS encoding TetR/AcrR family transcriptional regulator encodes the protein MVEPTLRRGRRPGRPPAQPDGPDQRQRLVGIALELFARQGYAETTLAAIARAAGMTPAAVHYYFKTRDELFDVLFDERIAPMRRHIEGIFLENANDPVAAFTTLAERFVELAAESPWIGPVFFGEMLREDDLFKQHIHRRFSESRQVTVLDTMRRWQDEGLLGKDLDPALIIGSVLSLTVLPMTASRKWRDDPLRNHIGPEQIVRHALALLRHGVGPAKA
- the gph gene encoding phosphoglycolate phosphatase (PGP is an essential enzyme in the glycolate salvage pathway in higher organisms (photorespiration in plants). Phosphoglycolate results from the oxidase activity of RubisCO in the Calvin cycle when concentrations of carbon dioxide are low relative to oxygen. This enzyme is a member of the Haloacid Dehalogenase (HAD) superfamily of aspartate-nucleophile hydrolase enzymes (PF00702).); the protein is MAFPFSLVIFDLDGTLVDSAADIAESVNRTLSDWKLPTYDVGQIIEWIGEGSRKLITYAFRHAGSEVDIDEVMPGFLVHYAETALDAIAYDGVVDTLAALHAQGVKLAVCTNKNEEFVRPLLEARGMLPYIDGIVGGNTLPERKPSGVPLLHLAKEAGVAASETLMVGDSESDMLAARDAGLPFVMVSYGYRKSLDLHAIGALAVIDRMPDLLAIGSSR